Proteins encoded within one genomic window of Spiroplasma sabaudiense Ar-1343:
- a CDS encoding restriction endonuclease PLD domain-containing protein yields MIFTDLEHKELIKTFKDLITKSHEMKIISPFITKQAFNLFYEEFESFFANNGKLQILTTTCNKAASSFNIDDLYQINKFNNTHIKVQVINNQSPIHMKVYVFNTKEGIYAIFRF; encoded by the coding sequence ATGATATTTACAGATTTAGAACATAAAGAATTAATTAAAACTTTTAAGGATTTAATTACAAAAAGCCACGAAATGAAGATAATTTCACCCTTTATTACCAAACAAGCTTTTAACCTCTTTTATGAAGAATTTGAAAGTTTCTTTGCCAATAATGGAAAGTTACAAATTTTAACAACTACCTGTAATAAAGCGGCTAGCTCTTTTAATATTGATGATTTATATCAAATTAATAAATTTAATAATACCCATATCAAGGTTCAAGTAATCAATAACCAAAGCCCGATTCATATGAAAGTTTATGTCTTTAATACTAAAGAAGGCATCTATGCAATTTTCAGGTTCTAG
- a CDS encoding Eco57I restriction-modification methylase domain-containing protein, translating into MKKNELGQFFTVKSSWITKPVLDFIKENTKKRNIILDPFAGQGDLFESLRGRLKREDLYFLGFDIDKDLKWTINDSLERIPLTQEENTFIVTNPPYLAKNSCKRNGYERTYENYFEKSEWTDLYLIAMQRMVDLKIPGVAIVPETFINSKFSKEFINRIVIIEPNPFNDTEVPICIVCFDGSKRQDCVIFKNNSKIDSLENLKLLNPKNESLNLNDLRFNDIAGSIALRGVDSTNPSDKIRFLDKNELGLSILKIKNSSRAITVLNSSKLSNLDENQIKKIIDFSNKYLNDYRESTCDVLLTPFKGNNKENIRRRRLDFKLAKAIIEKAYKNIILGDNNGTKLRLKSQNAVEK; encoded by the coding sequence ATGAAGAAAAATGAATTAGGTCAATTCTTTACAGTTAAAAGTAGTTGAATTACTAAGCCGGTACTAGATTTTATTAAGGAAAATACAAAAAAAAGAAATATAATTTTAGATCCTTTTGCGGGACAAGGTGATTTATTTGAGTCATTAAGAGGCAGATTAAAAAGAGAGGATTTATATTTTTTAGGTTTTGACATAGATAAAGACCTTAAATGAACTATTAACGACAGTCTTGAAAGAATACCTTTAACACAAGAGGAGAATACTTTTATTGTGACCAATCCACCTTATTTGGCAAAGAATAGCTGTAAAAGAAATGGTTATGAAAGAACATATGAAAATTACTTTGAAAAGTCCGAATGAACAGACCTCTATTTAATAGCAATGCAAAGAATGGTGGATTTAAAAATTCCGGGAGTTGCGATTGTTCCAGAAACTTTTATTAATTCAAAATTTTCTAAGGAATTTATAAATAGAATTGTAATTATTGAACCAAATCCTTTTAATGATACCGAGGTTCCTATATGCATTGTTTGTTTTGATGGATCAAAAAGGCAGGATTGCGTAATTTTTAAAAACAATTCTAAAATAGATTCACTAGAGAACTTAAAATTATTAAATCCAAAAAATGAATCACTAAATTTAAATGACCTTAGATTTAATGATATAGCCGGAAGTATTGCATTAAGGGGGGTAGATTCAACAAACCCTTCTGATAAAATAAGGTTTTTAGATAAAAATGAATTAGGATTAAGTATATTAAAAATAAAGAACTCTTCAAGAGCCATCACCGTACTCAACAGTAGCAAACTATCAAATCTGGATGAAAATCAAATCAAAAAAATCATTGATTTTTCAAATAAATACCTGAATGATTATAGAGAAAGCACTTGTGATGTCTTATTAACTCCATTTAAGGGAAATAACAAGGAAAATATACGTAGAAGGAGATTAGATTTTAAATTGGCCAAAGCAATTATTGAAAAGGCCTATAAAAATATAATATTAGGAGATAACAATGGAACCAAATTACGACTTAAATCTCAAAATGCAGTTGAAAAATAA